One stretch of Chlamydia abortus DNA includes these proteins:
- a CDS encoding protein-disulfide reductase DsbD family protein — protein MNKIKKHFQTLLIAFLFSLPAFTGQGQKLRAAEPVVETASPGATLISEGSHIPKAGTFRLGIKIAAPKGSHIYWKNPGEVGSPLRIHWILPKGFTVEEEHWPTPKVFEEEGVTFFGYDDQAFIVADIRAPESLDDQESVVLKAHVEWLACGGSCVPGNVNLELSLPYRDGAAILYPERTAEFAQTLQTQPRLLEDQTITLGRSQDGEIILNISGQKNRAEKAWFISEKADKIFAYSEEAVSEASGTAWKLKIKTLSGVQKNQELQGILLLTDKAGGEVASFAVRGQISDSESGTSALGNYVMIMIMAFLGGLLLNIMPCVLPLVTLKVYGLIKSAGEHRSSVIINGLCFTLGVVGCFWGLAGVVSLLKMLGHNIGWGFQLQEPMFVATLVIVFFLFALSSLGLFEMGTMFASLGGKLQSTESGGSKNKAVGAVFNGVLATLVTTPCTGPFLGSILGLVMSLSFIKQLLIFTSIGLGMALPYLVFSIFPKMLSVLPKPGSWMSTFKQLTGFMLLGTVTWLAWIFGSETSTTALIILLAGLWLTGIGAWILGKWGTPVSPKKHRVIASTVFLGFVAGALSLSFVASKHFVEATETAVVQENNVWQPFSSAKLAQLRKEGRAVFVNFTAKWCLTCQMNKPVLYARAVQEMFKEHGVVTLEADWTRKDPEITEELARLGRASVPSYVYYPADQSDPIVLPEKITQSVLEDQVFSKN, from the coding sequence TTGAATAAAATCAAAAAGCATTTTCAAACTCTATTGATAGCATTTCTATTTTCTTTGCCTGCCTTTACTGGGCAGGGTCAGAAACTGCGTGCTGCAGAGCCCGTTGTAGAGACGGCTTCACCAGGTGCTACTCTAATTTCTGAGGGATCCCACATTCCTAAAGCTGGAACATTCAGATTGGGGATTAAGATAGCAGCTCCTAAAGGAAGTCATATTTATTGGAAGAACCCTGGAGAAGTCGGCAGCCCATTGAGGATTCATTGGATTTTGCCCAAGGGATTCACAGTGGAAGAAGAACATTGGCCAACTCCCAAGGTTTTTGAGGAGGAGGGCGTCACATTCTTTGGTTATGATGATCAAGCTTTTATAGTTGCCGATATCCGTGCTCCTGAGAGTCTAGATGATCAAGAATCTGTCGTGTTAAAAGCGCATGTCGAATGGTTGGCTTGTGGAGGGAGTTGTGTCCCAGGAAATGTGAATCTAGAATTATCTCTACCGTATCGTGATGGTGCGGCGATCTTGTATCCTGAAAGAACTGCAGAGTTTGCTCAAACTTTACAAACACAACCGCGTCTATTAGAAGATCAGACAATTACTTTGGGACGTAGTCAAGACGGCGAGATCATTTTAAACATTTCTGGACAAAAGAACCGTGCGGAGAAGGCTTGGTTTATTTCAGAGAAGGCGGATAAGATTTTTGCTTATTCTGAAGAGGCGGTGAGTGAAGCTTCCGGAACGGCTTGGAAACTGAAGATAAAAACCCTTTCAGGAGTTCAGAAAAATCAGGAGTTGCAAGGGATTTTATTGCTTACGGATAAAGCGGGTGGCGAGGTGGCATCGTTCGCAGTTCGTGGTCAAATTAGTGACTCGGAATCGGGAACTTCCGCCTTAGGGAATTATGTCATGATTATGATTATGGCGTTCCTCGGGGGACTTCTTCTTAATATCATGCCCTGTGTTTTGCCTTTAGTCACTCTTAAAGTTTACGGATTAATTAAATCTGCTGGGGAGCACCGCTCATCTGTAATTATCAACGGCTTATGCTTCACTTTAGGGGTCGTGGGCTGTTTCTGGGGGTTAGCCGGGGTGGTTTCCTTGTTAAAAATGTTAGGGCATAACATTGGTTGGGGCTTCCAGCTTCAAGAGCCTATGTTTGTCGCGACTTTGGTTATCGTCTTCTTCTTGTTTGCCTTGAGTTCTCTGGGCTTATTTGAAATGGGCACGATGTTTGCTTCCCTTGGAGGAAAACTGCAATCTACAGAGTCTGGAGGCTCGAAAAATAAAGCTGTAGGAGCTGTATTTAACGGGGTGTTGGCTACATTAGTCACTACGCCATGCACAGGACCTTTTTTAGGTTCTATACTAGGGTTAGTGATGTCTTTATCGTTCATTAAGCAATTGCTGATATTTACATCGATAGGCCTAGGCATGGCATTGCCGTATCTTGTATTTTCTATCTTTCCTAAGATGCTTTCCGTTCTTCCTAAACCGGGAAGTTGGATGAGCACATTTAAGCAGCTGACTGGGTTTATGCTATTAGGTACGGTAACTTGGTTAGCGTGGATCTTTGGTTCAGAAACAAGTACTACAGCGTTAATCATTCTCCTTGCAGGATTATGGCTTACAGGTATAGGTGCTTGGATTTTAGGGAAATGGGGGACGCCAGTTTCTCCTAAGAAACACAGGGTGATTGCTTCAACAGTATTTTTAGGATTTGTTGCAGGCGCGCTATCGTTAAGTTTTGTCGCTTCAAAACATTTTGTCGAAGCAACAGAAACTGCAGTTGTTCAGGAGAATAACGTTTGGCAACCATTTTCATCTGCGAAACTTGCGCAATTGCGTAAGGAGGGACGCGCAGTGTTTGTGAACTTTACAGCTAAGTGGTGTTTAACTTGTCAGATGAATAAGCCCGTGTTGTATGCACGTGCTGTACAAGAGATGTTTAAAGAACATGGAGTGGTTACTTTAGAGGCGGATTGGACACGCAAGGATCCTGAGATTACAGAGGAGCTGGCGCGTTTAGGTCGTGCAAGTGTTCCTTCTTATGTCTACTATCCTGCGGATCAGTCTGATCCTATAGTGCTTCCCGAGAAGATAACACAGTCCGTTCTCGAAGATCAGGTGTTTTCAAAAAATTAA
- a CDS encoding MotA/TolQ/ExbB proton channel family protein: MLQFTQNPIIQAYTEADLFGRGIFFSLLILSLCTWTVLHQKLAIQKKFLKSGKSLKDFLIKNRHAPLSLEIHPELNPFADLYFTIKRGTLELLDKNRQQAPDHGPVLSVEDIQSLETLLGAVMPKYRALMHENNFIPATTISLAPFLGLLGTVWGILTAFSHISSGEVGGTAMMEGLATALGTTIVGLFVAIPSLIGFNYLKAHSSRLILEIEQTAYLLLNSIEVKYRQTNL; this comes from the coding sequence ATGTTGCAATTCACCCAGAATCCCATTATCCAGGCTTACACAGAAGCTGACCTTTTCGGTAGGGGGATATTCTTCAGCCTTCTGATTCTTTCCCTTTGCACTTGGACAGTACTACATCAAAAGCTTGCTATCCAAAAAAAATTTCTAAAATCAGGAAAATCTCTTAAAGATTTCTTGATAAAGAATCGTCATGCTCCCTTGTCCTTAGAAATTCATCCGGAGTTAAATCCTTTTGCTGACTTATATTTCACTATTAAACGGGGAACTTTAGAACTTCTTGATAAAAATCGTCAGCAGGCACCGGATCATGGCCCGGTATTATCAGTCGAGGATATACAATCCTTAGAGACCCTACTGGGTGCTGTTATGCCGAAATATCGTGCACTTATGCACGAAAATAACTTTATCCCTGCTACAACAATTAGTCTAGCGCCCTTTTTAGGCCTTTTAGGGACAGTTTGGGGTATTTTAACAGCTTTTTCGCATATCAGTTCAGGAGAAGTGGGAGGAACAGCCATGATGGAAGGGCTAGCAACAGCTTTAGGCACGACAATTGTAGGATTGTTTGTTGCTATTCCCTCTTTAATAGGGTTTAATTATCTTAAAGCTCATTCTTCTCGGTTAATTCTAGAAATAGAGCAGACAGCATATTTGCTGCTAAATTCTATAGAAGTCAAGTATCGTCAGACAAATTTATGA
- a CDS encoding ExbD/TolR family protein has protein sequence MKRIIVEDTEEDPHVNLTPLIDIVFVILMAFMIAMPLIRIDSIALAPGTKNHQVLEKEDALPTTIKVLADHTITLNDRPLSLEELKTQLTLVHQQDPNQVPLLLQDGDTPFRLYQEVKTTIESAGFHELHIALKS, from the coding sequence ATGAAACGTATTATCGTTGAAGATACTGAAGAAGATCCCCATGTGAATCTGACGCCATTGATTGACATTGTTTTTGTTATTTTAATGGCGTTTATGATAGCCATGCCTTTAATACGTATCGACTCCATAGCTTTAGCCCCAGGAACGAAAAATCATCAGGTTCTTGAAAAAGAAGATGCGTTACCAACAACAATCAAGGTATTAGCAGATCACACGATCACTCTCAATGATCGACCGCTGTCTTTAGAAGAACTAAAAACACAACTCACCCTTGTACATCAGCAAGACCCAAATCAAGTGCCTTTGCTGTTACAAGATGGCGATACACCTTTTAGATTATACCAAGAAGTAAAAACTACGATAGAATCAGCAGGATTTCACGAACTCCATATAGCTTTAAAAAGCTAA
- a CDS encoding inclusion-associated protein, whose amino-acid sequence MKKALPYSLFALIVHGAGIALLSYSPVNKPSTRPVPFKEKIVALSGPCPSIATLTTPLPQPTLKGHTNKRDIEQAPQKPNPQPPVEKKKTEDKAKTRVPEQPREKPKPQPKGENPPTARKSIGKDAKLKAIADLTKTLSKHLDDSNARLADITLPTNKHLSVQTSLATTQDEELCQLLREYMLLPFSGEVRLKLVLTPQGWIQECLVLSEISESEKELILMRIHAIPFKKFLDKYKISKNIVFHIKLLSNEA is encoded by the coding sequence ATGAAAAAAGCCCTTCCTTATAGCCTTTTTGCCCTCATTGTCCACGGAGCAGGTATAGCTCTCCTTTCATATTCTCCCGTAAACAAACCTTCGACTCGACCCGTACCATTTAAAGAAAAAATTGTTGCTTTAAGCGGACCTTGTCCTAGCATAGCCACTCTAACAACTCCACTGCCTCAACCAACCCTAAAAGGACATACAAATAAACGCGACATTGAGCAAGCTCCTCAAAAACCGAACCCACAACCACCTGTAGAAAAGAAAAAAACCGAGGACAAGGCAAAAACTCGTGTTCCCGAGCAACCTAGAGAAAAGCCAAAACCGCAACCCAAGGGAGAAAATCCACCTACAGCACGCAAAAGTATAGGAAAAGACGCTAAACTAAAAGCCATTGCTGACCTGACAAAAACACTGTCAAAGCATCTCGATGACAGTAATGCTCGGCTCGCGGACATCACTTTGCCTACAAATAAACATCTCTCCGTGCAAACAAGTTTAGCCACAACACAAGATGAAGAATTATGCCAATTGCTCCGTGAGTACATGCTACTTCCTTTTTCTGGAGAGGTGAGATTAAAGCTTGTATTAACGCCTCAAGGATGGATTCAGGAGTGTCTTGTATTATCCGAAATTAGTGAATCAGAAAAAGAACTCATTCTTATGCGCATTCACGCAATTCCCTTTAAAAAATTCTTAGATAAATACAAAATCTCGAAAAATATCGTTTTCCATATTAAACTGCTGAGTAATGAGGCTTAA
- the tolB gene encoding Tol-Pal system protein TolB, with product MLRRMLVSAFLMFGIISLYAKELEVSVRSEISRLPIHVELKIGSNDASQQKYLRSLCTTFINDLALGDRLQPSLVQTGSSSAPFNIAMVSHYPEITFTLARGTQNHQPVHSLMLTEDNALNRQKIHEAADKIHYALTSVPGISSGKIIFSLSKNSQDCELKQGELWSVDYDGGNLRPLTQENSLSITPSWMHIGSKKPYLYVSYKFGIPKIFLGSLENTTGKKILHLQGNQFMPAFSPRKKLLAFISDAYGNPDLFLQSFSLSQGAMGKPRRILNETFGTQGNPSFSPDGSKLVFVSNKDGRPRLYILQIDPEMLSPRLLTKKYRNSSCPSWSPDGKKIAFCSVIKGVRQICVYDLATGKDYQLTTTPVDKEGPSWAVDSQHLVYSAGNTGESELYLLSLITQKTKKIVIGLGEKRFPSWGGFPDNQ from the coding sequence ATGTTACGACGTATGTTAGTCAGTGCTTTCCTGATGTTTGGGATAATCTCCCTCTATGCTAAAGAGTTAGAAGTCTCTGTGCGTTCGGAAATATCTCGTTTACCTATACACGTAGAGTTAAAGATCGGCTCTAACGATGCGTCGCAACAAAAATATTTACGCTCATTGTGTACTACCTTCATTAATGATTTAGCTCTTGGTGATCGTCTTCAGCCTTCTCTTGTTCAAACCGGAAGCTCCTCAGCGCCTTTTAATATAGCTATGGTTTCCCATTATCCGGAAATCACATTTACCTTAGCCAGAGGCACGCAAAATCATCAACCAGTGCACTCTCTGATGCTTACAGAAGACAACGCCCTTAACCGTCAGAAAATACATGAAGCTGCTGATAAGATTCATTATGCTCTGACAAGTGTTCCTGGAATCAGCTCGGGGAAAATTATTTTTTCTCTAAGTAAAAATTCTCAAGATTGTGAATTAAAACAAGGTGAGCTGTGGTCCGTAGATTATGACGGAGGGAATTTGCGCCCTCTTACACAAGAAAACTCCTTGTCTATTACTCCAAGTTGGATGCATATAGGGAGCAAGAAGCCCTACCTATATGTTTCCTATAAATTTGGTATTCCGAAGATTTTCCTAGGTTCTTTAGAGAACACGACTGGGAAAAAGATTCTTCATTTACAGGGGAATCAGTTTATGCCAGCTTTTTCTCCGAGGAAAAAGCTCTTAGCTTTTATTTCGGATGCGTATGGGAATCCTGATTTATTTCTTCAGAGTTTTTCCCTGTCACAAGGAGCTATGGGGAAACCCCGTAGAATACTTAATGAAACTTTTGGAACACAAGGCAACCCTTCTTTTAGTCCTGACGGCTCTAAGTTAGTTTTTGTTTCCAATAAAGATGGTAGACCACGTTTATACATCCTTCAAATCGATCCTGAAATGCTATCGCCTCGATTATTAACCAAAAAATATAGAAATAGCAGTTGCCCTTCATGGTCTCCTGATGGTAAAAAAATAGCCTTTTGCTCTGTAATTAAGGGTGTTCGGCAGATTTGTGTATATGATCTGGCGACTGGGAAAGATTATCAACTAACAACAACCCCTGTAGACAAGGAAGGGCCTTCCTGGGCCGTGGATAGTCAGCATCTTGTGTATAGTGCAGGGAACACAGGAGAGTCAGAACTCTATTTATTAAGTCTGATTACCCAAAAAACTAAGAAAATTGTTATAGGATTAGGGGAAAAACGTTTTCCTTCTTGGGGAGGTTTCCCTGATAACCAATAA
- a CDS encoding OmpA family protein, producing the protein MKKKYLSVLSCLLLALFALPSCSYPCGDWDTVCEDCQHPRRRKQNFAFVPLYTDEEMNQHFADIYDSKEEQLYKTSSQSVTFRNITFATDSYTIKGEENLAILSSLVRQMQKSPKATLYIEGHTDERGAAAYNLALGARRANAVKQHLIKQGISADRLFTVSYGKEQPINSGHNELAWQQNRRTEFKIHAR; encoded by the coding sequence ATGAAAAAGAAATACCTAAGCGTTTTGAGTTGTTTACTACTTGCTCTTTTCGCCCTACCTTCATGCTCTTATCCTTGTGGTGATTGGGATACTGTATGCGAGGATTGTCAGCATCCTAGAAGAAGAAAACAAAATTTCGCTTTTGTTCCTCTCTACACTGATGAAGAAATGAATCAACACTTTGCCGATATCTATGATTCCAAAGAAGAACAATTGTATAAAACAAGCAGTCAGTCAGTTACTTTCCGTAATATTACTTTCGCCACGGACAGCTACACGATCAAAGGTGAAGAAAACTTAGCTATTTTATCTAGTCTTGTTCGTCAAATGCAGAAGTCTCCGAAAGCAACACTGTATATAGAGGGTCATACTGATGAGCGTGGAGCTGCAGCTTATAACCTAGCCTTGGGAGCCCGCCGCGCCAATGCCGTTAAGCAGCACTTGATTAAACAGGGAATTTCAGCAGACCGGTTATTCACCGTATCTTATGGAAAAGAACAGCCGATAAACTCTGGCCATAATGAGCTTGCTTGGCAACAAAACCGTCGTACAGAATTTAAAATCCATGCACGTTAG
- a CDS encoding LysM peptidoglycan-binding domain-containing protein, protein MHVSYKHFFYYGFWCCLGVALPAQAAGKPPAMQTVLAEIEDASAKLLCHEAEIQMLTDRLDEHDSKIQRLASAKPESLTKQVQQLEIEHKTLAKTVAVLTASVKDIQSTLHNKLQEIQKDHKTLSQDIRLLRRSLLALVDGTSPEAYTDLSEEVPSHIHIVKPGETLGKIAAKYKVPVAELKKLNKLNSDIIYANQKLCLPENKK, encoded by the coding sequence ATGCACGTTAGTTATAAACATTTTTTCTATTATGGATTCTGGTGCTGCTTAGGCGTTGCTTTGCCTGCACAAGCTGCGGGGAAGCCTCCTGCCATGCAAACCGTACTTGCAGAGATAGAAGATGCCTCTGCAAAATTGTTATGCCATGAAGCAGAAATTCAAATGCTTACCGATCGTCTAGATGAACATGATAGCAAAATACAAAGACTTGCCTCTGCAAAACCAGAATCTCTTACAAAACAAGTTCAACAATTAGAAATTGAGCACAAAACCCTAGCCAAGACTGTTGCGGTACTGACAGCATCTGTAAAAGATATCCAATCTACCTTACACAACAAACTCCAAGAAATACAAAAAGATCACAAGACTCTTTCTCAAGATATCCGTCTCTTACGACGTTCTCTTCTTGCTTTGGTTGATGGAACTTCTCCCGAAGCGTATACGGATCTTAGTGAAGAGGTTCCTTCTCACATCCATATTGTCAAACCTGGAGAAACCTTAGGTAAAATTGCTGCGAAATATAAGGTTCCCGTAGCAGAATTAAAAAAACTTAATAAATTGAATTCTGATATTATTTACGCCAATCAAAAGCTTTGTTTACCAGAGAATAAGAAATAA
- a CDS encoding peroxiredoxin produces MGSLFIGKTAPDFSVQAVVDGEVKNISLQDYRGKYVILFFYPKDFTYVCPTELHAFQDSLEEFENRGAQVIGCSVDDLDTHQRWLKTDKKAGGVKGITYPLISDTTHELSKLYNVLDSQSGLSFRGSFLIDKDGIIRHMVVNDLPLGRSIDEELRVLDALIFFENHGLVCPANWQQGQRAMAPNEEGLKEYFGTID; encoded by the coding sequence TTGGGATCGCTATTTATTGGGAAAACTGCCCCAGATTTTTCTGTGCAAGCAGTTGTTGACGGCGAAGTAAAGAATATCTCTTTACAAGATTATCGTGGTAAATACGTTATTCTTTTCTTTTATCCTAAAGACTTTACTTATGTTTGTCCTACAGAGTTACATGCTTTTCAAGATTCTTTAGAAGAGTTTGAAAATCGCGGCGCTCAAGTTATTGGCTGTTCCGTTGATGATCTCGATACACATCAGCGTTGGTTAAAAACTGACAAAAAAGCTGGTGGAGTTAAAGGTATCACCTATCCTTTAATTTCCGATACAACTCATGAGCTTTCTAAGCTTTATAACGTTTTAGACTCCCAGTCAGGATTATCTTTCCGTGGGTCATTTTTGATTGATAAGGATGGTATAATCAGACATATGGTCGTCAATGATCTTCCTTTAGGTCGTTCTATAGATGAAGAGCTTCGAGTGTTAGATGCTTTGATTTTCTTTGAAAATCATGGGTTAGTCTGTCCTGCAAATTGGCAGCAAGGGCAGAGAGCTATGGCTCCTAATGAAGAAGGTCTAAAAGAATATTTCGGTACGATCGACTAG
- a CDS encoding molecular chaperone GroEL translates to MSKIFKNRLEGLSALNRGVRALAKAVITTLGPQGSCVVIKKDRMSPYVTKHGASIAKEVTLTDAFEHTGLKLAKEAALQTEMQVGDGSTTAVVLIDVLFSSGLKGVAVGLDPLEIKQGISLAGDMLDKELSKLAIQADPQEDVLQIATTSANNDALIGRLISEAIATVGIEGVISIKEGTNKETTLKATTDVSLNAGYVSPYFITHPETMEVVYENASILLCNQTLSCLNQAFIHFLDQTFQTSKNPLIIFAEDFDPQLLSILIVNKLKGGLPLCAIKAPGCGNQRKAILEDMAILTGATVVGDLLGISLEEGHPDILGFVGKIVITQNTTRLSEGKGSPERREQRIEYLRRAIVHSSSEMATEDLEKRLARFVGGMAQIHLGAATENEYREKKICLESALKATKAAFKEGCLPGGGTALARAASVVKIPEQLPAGVMFGCKCMLQSAEAPLRILARNAGKVPDAVVATVLEHADPYFGYNCVNDTFENLISAGVLDPLSVIKYILKHSISISCLLLTSSFFIVDSSKELQDPPFPETSHPDDLQQ, encoded by the coding sequence GTGTCTAAAATATTCAAGAATCGATTAGAAGGGCTGAGCGCGCTAAATCGGGGAGTGCGTGCTTTAGCTAAAGCCGTAATTACAACTTTAGGTCCACAAGGGTCTTGTGTTGTTATCAAAAAAGATCGCATGTCTCCTTATGTCACGAAACACGGCGCTTCTATAGCTAAAGAAGTGACTTTGACGGATGCTTTTGAACATACGGGTTTGAAGCTTGCTAAAGAAGCCGCGCTGCAAACAGAAATGCAGGTAGGAGATGGATCGACTACCGCAGTTGTATTGATAGATGTGTTATTTTCGTCCGGATTGAAAGGCGTCGCTGTTGGGTTAGACCCTTTAGAGATCAAACAAGGAATATCTCTTGCCGGGGACATGCTGGATAAAGAGCTTTCTAAGCTCGCAATTCAGGCAGATCCACAAGAAGATGTGTTACAAATAGCTACAACATCTGCAAATAATGACGCCTTGATAGGAAGATTAATATCTGAGGCTATAGCTACTGTAGGTATAGAAGGTGTGATCTCTATAAAAGAAGGGACAAATAAAGAGACAACGCTAAAAGCCACTACTGATGTGAGTTTAAATGCTGGATATGTATCCCCTTATTTTATCACCCATCCAGAGACGATGGAAGTGGTCTATGAAAATGCTTCCATCTTGTTATGCAATCAGACGCTATCTTGTCTAAATCAAGCATTTATCCATTTTTTAGATCAGACTTTTCAGACGAGTAAGAATCCTTTAATTATCTTTGCTGAAGATTTTGATCCCCAGCTTCTTTCTATTTTAATTGTGAATAAGCTTAAAGGGGGGCTCCCTCTATGTGCTATAAAAGCTCCTGGTTGCGGTAATCAACGTAAGGCAATCCTCGAAGATATGGCCATTTTAACAGGGGCAACTGTCGTAGGAGATCTATTGGGAATTTCTTTGGAAGAAGGGCATCCAGATATTCTTGGTTTCGTTGGGAAGATCGTCATTACACAAAATACAACGCGTTTATCCGAAGGCAAAGGAAGTCCAGAAAGAAGAGAACAGCGTATAGAGTATTTACGTCGGGCAATTGTTCATAGTAGTTCCGAAATGGCTACTGAAGATTTAGAAAAGCGTTTAGCCAGGTTTGTTGGTGGGATGGCGCAAATACATTTAGGAGCAGCGACAGAAAACGAATATAGAGAAAAAAAAATCTGTTTAGAAAGTGCGTTAAAAGCAACAAAAGCAGCTTTTAAAGAAGGATGCCTTCCTGGAGGTGGCACAGCGTTAGCGCGTGCCGCATCCGTTGTAAAAATCCCAGAGCAATTACCGGCTGGGGTGATGTTTGGCTGTAAGTGTATGTTGCAATCAGCAGAAGCACCTCTGAGGATCTTAGCAAGAAATGCGGGGAAAGTTCCCGATGCTGTAGTTGCGACAGTCTTAGAACATGCGGATCCTTATTTTGGATACAATTGTGTTAACGATACCTTTGAAAATTTAATTTCAGCAGGAGTGTTAGATCCACTCTCAGTGATTAAATATATTTTGAAGCATTCTATTTCTATTTCTTGCTTACTTTTGACTAGTTCATTTTTTATCGTGGACTCTTCCAAGGAATTGCAAGATCCTCCATTTCCGGAAACTTCTCACCCGGACGATCTCCAGCAGTAA
- a CDS encoding DUF1343 domain-containing protein: MRLIRSFLILLCLFPYLGFSQVSVGLDRIFNDEPYLSWIRGKNITLISHHAAVNQEGKDALSAFLEHRDLCSLNVLCTLEHGYYGTAPAETLGTAPRVPGLHIVSLYGVKEVPEHAVQGSDVLIYDVQDIGVRSYTFVTSLLHLVRAAQKYKKNLIILDRPNPMGGKIVDGPMPLSQSEYAPEIPYCYGMTPGELALFYKAKYAPYAEVSVVPMQGWKRSMTFSQTGLNWIPTSPQIPDPQTAFFYAATGIIGALSISSIGIGYTLPFRLIGAPWMDGHLVAKKLNEARLPGVIFYPFCYEPFFGKYKMELCSGVLLVLDKPGEFLPMETQSTILGTLKTLYPKQVENAFNALEKIPLRKNSIYRCLGEETFLHICQKERYIIWPLKRLCNEGRTKFQSIRKPFLIADYGEEE; this comes from the coding sequence ATGAGACTTATACGCTCATTTTTAATTTTATTATGTTTATTTCCTTACTTAGGGTTCTCTCAAGTGTCGGTGGGACTAGACCGTATTTTTAACGATGAGCCGTATCTTTCTTGGATTCGTGGTAAGAACATCACATTAATATCTCACCATGCTGCTGTTAACCAGGAAGGGAAAGACGCCCTATCTGCTTTTCTAGAACATCGTGATCTATGTTCTTTGAATGTTCTCTGTACTTTAGAACATGGATATTATGGAACTGCACCGGCAGAAACTCTAGGGACAGCTCCTAGAGTCCCGGGATTACACATAGTTTCATTATATGGTGTTAAAGAGGTTCCAGAGCATGCTGTGCAGGGGAGTGATGTATTAATATATGATGTGCAGGATATTGGCGTGCGTTCTTATACTTTCGTTACTTCCTTGTTGCATCTGGTGCGTGCGGCACAAAAGTATAAAAAAAATCTCATCATTTTAGATCGCCCGAATCCTATGGGTGGTAAGATCGTAGATGGCCCTATGCCGCTATCTCAATCGGAGTATGCTCCTGAAATTCCCTATTGCTACGGCATGACCCCTGGGGAATTGGCACTTTTTTATAAAGCAAAATATGCCCCCTATGCTGAAGTGTCGGTAGTCCCTATGCAGGGATGGAAGCGCTCTATGACATTTTCGCAAACAGGATTAAATTGGATTCCTACTAGCCCACAAATTCCTGATCCGCAAACGGCATTTTTTTATGCAGCCACAGGGATTATCGGAGCCTTGTCTATATCCAGTATTGGTATAGGCTATACTCTGCCTTTTCGATTGATAGGTGCTCCTTGGATGGATGGGCATCTTGTGGCTAAGAAACTCAATGAAGCGCGCTTGCCGGGAGTCATATTTTATCCTTTTTGTTACGAACCTTTTTTTGGCAAATATAAAATGGAACTTTGCTCGGGTGTTTTGCTTGTCTTAGATAAACCTGGAGAGTTTCTTCCTATGGAAACGCAAAGTACAATTTTAGGCACCTTGAAAACTCTTTATCCTAAACAGGTGGAGAATGCCTTTAACGCTTTAGAGAAAATTCCTTTGCGAAAAAACTCTATATATCGTTGTTTAGGCGAAGAAACTTTTCTACATATCTGCCAGAAAGAACGCTATATTATTTGGCCGTTAAAAAGGTTATGTAATGAGGGGAGAACCAAGTTCCAAAGTATACGTAAGCCATTCTTAATAGCTGATTATGGTGAAGAAGAGTAA
- the rdgB gene encoding RdgB/HAM1 family non-canonical purine NTP pyrophosphatase — protein sequence MKIVIASSHGYKIRETKTFLKQLGSFDIFSLTDFPNYYAPKEVGSLPEENALAKGLHAARELNSWVIADDTMLMVPALNGLPGKLSATFAGEDACDKDHRKKLLQEMQSLESIVDRSAYFECCIVLASPEGKFFKTRGICEGYISHQEKGSSGFGYDSLFLKYDYKQTFAELSEDIKNQVSHRAKALQKLAPYLQDLLEKQLVSRN from the coding sequence ATGAAGATAGTAATTGCTAGCTCCCACGGTTATAAAATACGAGAAACCAAGACTTTTTTAAAACAATTAGGAAGCTTTGACATTTTCTCATTAACAGATTTCCCTAACTACTACGCTCCTAAAGAAGTAGGTTCTCTTCCCGAAGAAAACGCTTTAGCAAAAGGTCTCCACGCAGCACGAGAACTGAACTCTTGGGTAATTGCTGATGACACGATGCTCATGGTCCCTGCATTAAATGGACTTCCTGGAAAGCTATCCGCTACTTTTGCCGGAGAAGATGCTTGTGATAAAGACCACAGAAAAAAACTCCTACAAGAAATGCAATCTTTAGAAAGCATTGTAGACCGTTCTGCTTACTTTGAATGTTGTATTGTACTTGCTTCACCTGAAGGGAAATTTTTTAAGACTCGTGGGATTTGTGAAGGCTATATTAGCCATCAAGAAAAAGGTTCTTCTGGTTTTGGTTACGACTCTTTATTTTTAAAATATGACTACAAACAGACTTTCGCTGAACTTTCCGAAGATATAAAAAATCAAGTCTCTCATAGAGCTAAGGCTTTACAAAAGCTCGCCCCTTATTTACAAGACCTGTTAGAGAAACAGCTAGTCTCTAGGAATTAA